One Gloeothece verrucosa PCC 7822 DNA window includes the following coding sequences:
- a CDS encoding GNAT family N-acetyltransferase yields MLPEGYRLKQGSSKDTALLVKFMNETYQELFPKQENFSHLAETVRKYFSSQTPLWLVELSSETEKLSTSIACLWMGTGVDQVTGERYAHIFLVYVAPQHRYQGIATALFNQAQNWAKSRGDRQMGLQVFLNNQSALNLYDRLGFKPQSLTMIKPLNNSFD; encoded by the coding sequence GTGTTACCCGAAGGTTATCGATTAAAACAGGGATCGAGTAAAGATACAGCATTACTGGTGAAGTTTATGAACGAAACTTACCAGGAACTTTTTCCTAAACAAGAAAATTTCTCTCATCTGGCGGAAACCGTCAGAAAATATTTTTCCTCACAAACTCCCCTGTGGTTGGTAGAATTAAGCTCTGAAACTGAAAAACTATCCACCTCTATAGCTTGTTTATGGATGGGAACTGGCGTTGATCAGGTCACAGGAGAGCGATATGCTCACATTTTTTTAGTCTACGTTGCCCCCCAACATCGTTATCAGGGCATCGCTACGGCTTTGTTCAATCAAGCTCAAAATTGGGCAAAAAGCAGAGGAGATCGCCAAATGGGGCTGCAAGTTTTCCTCAATAACCAGTCTGCCCTCAATTTATATGATCGTCTCGGTTTTAAACCTCAATCTTTAACGATGATTAAACCTCTCAATAATAGCTTTGATTGA
- a CDS encoding PEP-CTERM sorting domain-containing protein (PEP-CTERM proteins occur, often in large numbers, in the proteomes of bacteria that also encode an exosortase, a predicted intramembrane cysteine proteinase. The presence of a PEP-CTERM domain at a protein's C-terminus predicts cleavage within the sorting domain, followed by covalent anchoring to some some component of the (usually Gram-negative) cell surface. Many PEP-CTERM proteins exhibit an unusual sequence composition that includes large numbers of potential glycosylation sites. Expression of one such protein has been shown restore the ability of a bacterium to form floc, a type of biofilm.), with protein sequence MKRPYSLAKVTAFSLVAISASALSLTLASAKSEAATLVSNINLSGTSTANQLYQLSNKDRTGASFKAPTYASTLTNIQLSLVSNSTIPETVSIDLYNSLDDNYSPTGSPFATISQSVSLDVLTPTVVTFSPSSTISLNTNANYAFVVRTESGSSMQLQSSCLGNSCENSPGYTGLTAPPLNIFTTIDSGISWNSQLSQRVFAINVSNAPSTPEPTTILGFLVLGASGLMIKKNPGNYR encoded by the coding sequence ATGAAAAGGCCTTATTCCCTAGCTAAAGTGACAGCTTTTTCTTTAGTAGCGATCAGTGCTTCTGCTTTATCTTTAACATTAGCGTCTGCTAAATCTGAAGCGGCAACCCTAGTGAGTAACATTAATCTCTCAGGGACTTCTACGGCTAATCAACTGTATCAACTATCAAACAAGGATAGAACTGGAGCCAGTTTCAAAGCTCCAACTTACGCTTCTACGCTAACGAATATTCAACTATCTTTAGTCTCTAATAGTACAATACCTGAGACGGTTAGTATAGATCTTTATAACTCACTTGATGATAATTATTCTCCTACGGGTTCACCTTTTGCAACCATTAGCCAATCTGTTTCTCTGGATGTTTTGACACCTACGGTGGTTACTTTTAGCCCCTCTTCTACTATTTCATTAAACACAAATGCCAATTATGCTTTTGTTGTGCGTACTGAGAGTGGAAGTTCCATGCAACTACAATCAAGCTGTCTGGGTAATAGCTGTGAAAATTCGCCGGGTTACACTGGACTAACGGCTCCGCCCTTAAACATTTTTACTACTATTGACAGTGGGATAAGTTGGAATTCTCAGCTTTCTCAAAGAGTTTTTGCTATTAATGTCAGCAACGCGCCAAGCACACCTGAACCAACTACGATTTTAGGTTTTTTAGTTTTAGGAGCATCGGGTTTAATGATTAAAAAAAATCCGGGAAATTATCGCTAA
- a CDS encoding shikimate kinase: MTLNLLKGVSIFLIGMPGTGKTTVGELLAEKLGYRFFDSDVLIERVSGNTVNEIFNTLGEEAFRKIESQVLSELCSYTKSIIATGGGIVIKQMNWSYLRHGLIIWLDSPVDLLIQRLKEDSTRPLLRDVDLEQKLQSLWTQRRPLYKQADLQISITEHQTPEQIVSQILAQIPSILKVNPVVQ, from the coding sequence ATGACCCTAAATTTACTCAAAGGAGTTAGTATATTTCTCATTGGTATGCCTGGTACCGGCAAAACTACGGTAGGAGAGCTATTAGCCGAGAAATTAGGCTATCGTTTTTTTGATAGCGATGTGTTAATTGAGCGCGTGAGTGGAAACACGGTTAATGAGATTTTTAACACACTAGGAGAAGAGGCTTTTCGAAAAATAGAATCTCAAGTTTTGAGTGAGCTTTGTAGCTATACAAAAAGCATTATCGCTACAGGTGGAGGCATCGTCATAAAACAAATGAATTGGAGTTATTTACGTCATGGGTTAATTATTTGGCTTGATAGTCCTGTTGATTTACTGATACAACGCTTAAAGGAGGATAGCACTCGACCTTTACTCAGAGATGTTGACCTTGAACAGAAATTACAATCTTTATGGACTCAGAGACGACCTTTGTATAAACAGGCAGATTTACAGATTTCGATCACAGAGCATCAAACCCCCGAGCAGATTGTTTCGCAAATTCTAGCTCAAATTCCCTCGATTTTAAAAGTCAATCCTGTCGTTCAATAG
- a CDS encoding lipopolysaccharide assembly protein LapA domain-containing protein produces the protein MIAIIIFRPLIIIALLVISIVFVLQNQQPVALVIFGTKTIQLSLAVWVLIFAGAGLFTSLLLQLLYVSFRRRTPREPLASMSPPEPVAPPPRQGFTREVFESNRQKEVSDRPSTTDSQTNFEWDRDNSSKDWDIETPPSEPTVIQKEFNSIFSQEQASNFEVQQQPKTTSRQGSVYSYSYREAKPPERRSPDPVYDADYRVINSPYPENPPQSTDKEDEDEEWV, from the coding sequence ATGATAGCTATTATTATCTTTCGTCCACTGATTATCATAGCTTTGCTGGTTATTTCAATTGTTTTTGTCTTGCAAAATCAGCAACCAGTAGCTTTAGTTATTTTTGGCACTAAGACGATACAATTGTCTCTGGCTGTGTGGGTATTAATTTTTGCTGGAGCCGGGTTATTTACCAGTTTATTGTTACAGTTATTGTATGTCAGCTTTAGACGAAGAACTCCCCGAGAACCATTAGCGAGTATGTCTCCTCCTGAGCCGGTTGCTCCACCACCAAGACAAGGATTCACTAGAGAAGTGTTTGAGTCAAACAGGCAAAAAGAAGTATCAGATAGGCCCTCTACTACAGATTCTCAGACGAATTTTGAATGGGATAGAGACAATAGCTCCAAAGATTGGGATATTGAAACCCCTCCTTCAGAACCTACGGTTATACAGAAAGAATTTAACTCTATTTTTTCTCAAGAGCAAGCGTCGAATTTTGAAGTTCAGCAGCAACCTAAAACTACTTCTCGTCAAGGTTCGGTCTATTCTTATAGCTATAGGGAGGCAAAACCGCCAGAACGCCGTTCTCCTGACCCGGTTTACGACGCTGACTACCGAGTGATCAATTCTCCCTATCCTGAAAATCCGCCTCAGTCCACAGACAAAGAAGATGAAGATGAGGAATGGGTTTAA
- a CDS encoding alpha/beta fold hydrolase: protein MTITENTIEVGTLKWFYREAIPNNDTHKPPVLFLHGLPSQSYSWTEVMPQLAESGLRAIAPDWIGSGFSDKPDTRRFAYTPEAFIKALSDLIAALNLEKVSLVVQGFLGSVGLQYALRSKEMIERLIILNTPLSTNAKLPWAMKQWALPLVGDMVTQDPLLVDRTLEGGSGFVISDERLSVYRKPFLKTSATGRALLATIKNLKLAESMAELESGLADFSKPTLIIWGSADPWLSSADAEKLATKSNIELIKLEEAKHYPQEHWSGEISQIMVNFLRRQT from the coding sequence GTGACAATTACCGAAAATACAATTGAAGTCGGAACGCTCAAGTGGTTTTATCGAGAAGCTATCCCTAACAACGACACCCATAAGCCGCCAGTGCTATTCCTGCATGGGTTGCCTTCTCAAAGTTATAGTTGGACTGAGGTCATGCCCCAACTAGCAGAATCAGGACTAAGAGCGATCGCACCAGATTGGATAGGTTCTGGATTTTCTGACAAACCTGATACTAGACGGTTTGCCTATACTCCCGAGGCTTTTATTAAAGCGTTGTCTGATTTAATAGCCGCACTCAATTTAGAAAAAGTGTCTTTAGTGGTTCAGGGTTTTTTAGGCTCAGTGGGATTACAATATGCTTTGCGCTCAAAAGAAATGATAGAGCGTTTGATTATCCTGAATACGCCCCTTTCCACCAACGCCAAACTCCCTTGGGCCATGAAACAATGGGCACTGCCTTTGGTTGGGGATATGGTCACTCAAGATCCTCTGTTAGTCGATCGAACTTTAGAAGGCGGTAGCGGGTTTGTCATTAGTGATGAGCGTCTGAGTGTTTATCGTAAACCTTTTTTAAAAACTTCAGCCACCGGACGAGCCTTACTTGCCACAATAAAAAATCTGAAATTGGCTGAATCTATGGCAGAATTAGAATCGGGTTTGGCTGATTTCTCTAAGCCGACTCTGATTATTTGGGGATCGGCTGACCCTTGGCTATCTTCGGCTGATGCTGAAAAATTGGCGACTAAAAGCAATATTGAATTAATCAAACTTGAAGAAGCCAAACACTATCCCCAAGAGCATTGGTCAGGTGAGATATCTCAGATAATGGTCAATTTTCTACGTCGCCAAACCTAA
- a CDS encoding flavin prenyltransferase UbiX, whose translation MTTEKPLILGISGASGLIYAVRTIKFLLEANYIIDVVASKAVYMVWQAEQNVRMPAEPDLQEQFWREQAGVPQLGKLRCHRWSDVGASIASGSFRTLGMVIIPCSMSTVAKIAAGLSSDLMERAADVQLKESRPLVIVPRETPFSLIHLRNLTQLAEAGVKIVPAIPAWYHDPKTIEDLVDFVVARTLDQLDLDCVPLKRWEGQ comes from the coding sequence ATGACTACTGAAAAACCACTTATTTTGGGTATTAGCGGGGCTTCAGGTTTAATTTATGCCGTCCGCACCATCAAATTTCTTTTAGAGGCTAACTATATCATCGATGTGGTGGCTTCAAAAGCTGTTTATATGGTGTGGCAAGCTGAACAAAATGTTCGGATGCCGGCCGAACCTGACCTACAAGAACAATTTTGGCGCGAACAAGCCGGGGTTCCTCAGCTTGGGAAACTGCGTTGTCACCGTTGGTCTGATGTAGGAGCAAGCATTGCTAGTGGTTCTTTTCGGACTTTAGGCATGGTTATTATTCCTTGTAGTATGAGTACCGTTGCCAAAATAGCGGCAGGTTTAAGTTCGGATCTCATGGAAAGAGCCGCCGATGTTCAACTTAAAGAAAGCCGTCCTTTAGTGATTGTTCCCCGAGAAACTCCCTTCAGCTTGATTCATTTAAGAAATTTGACTCAGTTAGCTGAAGCCGGTGTAAAAATTGTCCCTGCTATTCCTGCCTGGTATCATGACCCAAAAACCATTGAGGATTTGGTAGATTTCGTGGTTGCTCGTACTTTAGATCAACTTGATCTTGATTGTGTTCCTTTAAAGCGTTGGGAAGGCCAGTAA
- a CDS encoding HEAT repeat domain-containing protein, with the protein MNDDDLNAIDQQDSPLDYLEEESLPPDPEEMLALLSSEMPSHRMIATRAFCELKDDRSIPFLIELLNDLCPLVRVSAAYALGRNTSANAVEPLINLLHTDLNGYVRKGVVWALGNCRDRRALKPLLHALKTDISAVRLWAASSLAQVAKLEYEDVIAAIPPLVEGLRGDLTAAVRSNCAWSVGQLCQELPLNVVYATAIDALIEALVEDLDLGVKEDAKGALLKLGDPRGLQMIEELELEGLI; encoded by the coding sequence ATGAACGATGATGACCTAAATGCAATTGATCAACAAGATAGCCCTCTGGATTACCTCGAAGAAGAAAGTCTCCCCCCTGACCCAGAGGAGATGTTGGCGTTGCTCTCTTCAGAAATGCCATCGCATCGGATGATCGCCACTAGAGCTTTTTGTGAACTCAAAGATGATCGCTCTATTCCTTTTTTAATTGAATTATTAAATGATCTTTGTCCTCTAGTTCGAGTGAGTGCCGCCTATGCTTTAGGGCGTAATACCAGCGCTAATGCAGTAGAACCTCTAATTAATCTACTTCATACAGATTTGAATGGCTATGTTCGTAAAGGAGTGGTTTGGGCTTTGGGAAATTGCCGCGATCGCCGCGCCTTAAAACCTTTGCTTCATGCACTCAAGACCGATATTTCAGCCGTGCGCCTTTGGGCAGCCAGCAGTCTTGCTCAAGTTGCTAAACTAGAATACGAGGATGTTATTGCCGCTATCCCTCCTCTAGTGGAAGGATTAAGAGGAGATTTAACGGCGGCAGTTCGAAGCAACTGTGCTTGGTCAGTCGGACAACTTTGCCAAGAACTCCCGTTAAACGTAGTCTATGCTACGGCTATTGATGCCTTAATTGAAGCATTAGTAGAAGATCTAGACCTCGGAGTTAAAGAAGATGCTAAAGGAGCATTGCTAAAACTCGGTGACCCTCGCGGACTTCAAATGATTGAGGAGTTAGAACTTGAAGGACTGATCTAA
- the psbQ gene encoding photosystem II protein PsbQ, with protein sequence MPRFRSILSILLVLVTTLLVSCGGSPSAAIPTTYSPEKIEQLQVFVEPVNQARQELSQLKDFISEQNWVDTRTYIHGPLGQLRQQMLGLSRELLPKDQKEATDLAKKVFGDFERLDAAAQDRSPTRAQAQFQEVVRDFDAFLDLIPPGS encoded by the coding sequence ATGCCACGTTTTCGTTCTATTCTATCAATTCTGTTAGTTCTGGTAACAACACTATTGGTTAGTTGTGGAGGTTCTCCCTCTGCTGCGATTCCGACTACCTATAGTCCCGAAAAAATTGAACAATTACAAGTCTTTGTGGAACCCGTTAATCAAGCTCGTCAAGAGTTGTCCCAATTAAAAGACTTTATTTCTGAGCAAAATTGGGTCGATACCCGAACCTATATTCACGGGCCTTTAGGTCAACTCCGTCAACAGATGCTCGGTTTATCTCGTGAACTGTTACCTAAAGATCAAAAAGAAGCAACTGATTTGGCTAAAAAGGTGTTTGGGGATTTTGAGCGTTTAGACGCAGCCGCTCAAGACCGCAGCCCAACTCGCGCTCAGGCTCAATTCCAAGAAGTTGTTAGAGATTTTGATGCTTTCTTGGATTTGATTCCCCCAGGGAGTTAA
- a CDS encoding dienelactone hydrolase family protein — protein MRKFFLLVVLSLLGVILYTGSFSSTMALSPQNPDYAQKIWQSHANDSPIATPMVTQQSGTRSVPQPTVPVQVESVTYGTMNKKPLKGYLARPSQTNKDLPALIVIHEWWGLNDNIKMMTQRLAGEGYTALAVDLYGGQVADNPATAAQLVTEAQKNPKLLKDNLRSAYQYLEQNQKASKIASIGWCFGGTWSFNTALLFPTELDAAVIYYGGGIETNPNVLKPLQIPILGIFGGLDQNPPVTKVREFEKTLQSLGKPVEIYVYEDADHAFANPSGTRYNEAAARDAWQKTRAFLQKYLQN, from the coding sequence ATGCGTAAATTTTTCCTCTTGGTAGTTTTAAGCTTGTTAGGAGTGATCTTGTACACGGGCAGTTTTTCGTCCACGATGGCGCTATCTCCTCAAAATCCGGATTATGCTCAAAAAATCTGGCAATCCCATGCAAATGATTCCCCTATAGCCACTCCTATGGTAACCCAACAGTCGGGAACTCGTTCGGTCCCCCAGCCTACTGTACCGGTTCAAGTAGAATCGGTGACCTATGGAACCATGAATAAAAAACCGCTCAAAGGTTATCTGGCGCGTCCATCCCAAACGAACAAAGATTTACCCGCCTTAATTGTTATTCATGAGTGGTGGGGACTCAACGATAATATTAAAATGATGACACAGCGACTAGCCGGAGAAGGATACACGGCCTTAGCGGTGGACCTGTATGGGGGACAAGTGGCAGATAATCCCGCTACAGCCGCACAATTAGTCACAGAAGCTCAAAAAAATCCTAAGTTACTTAAAGATAATCTGCGTTCGGCTTATCAATATTTAGAACAAAATCAAAAAGCCAGCAAAATTGCTAGTATTGGCTGGTGTTTTGGGGGAACTTGGTCTTTTAATACCGCTTTATTATTTCCTACAGAACTTGATGCCGCCGTGATTTATTACGGTGGGGGAATAGAAACCAATCCCAATGTACTAAAACCTCTACAGATACCAATTTTAGGAATTTTTGGAGGATTGGATCAAAACCCTCCTGTAACCAAAGTCAGAGAATTTGAAAAAACCCTTCAATCTCTTGGTAAACCTGTAGAAATTTATGTTTATGAAGATGCCGATCATGCTTTTGCTAATCCTTCGGGAACTCGCTATAATGAAGCGGCAGCCAGAGATGCTTGGCAAAAAACCCGCGCATTTTTGCAAAAATACTTACAAAATTAG
- a CDS encoding NAD(P)/FAD-dependent oxidoreductase yields MTKVTIIGCGVVGATIAYELSKVKGLEITVFEEKVAACGSTGAALGILMGVISQKTRGRGWRLRHESIKGYKTLIPELESLTGLKIPHNRQGIVMLRFEGEEVAQWEQLIQIRHSQGWPLQIWDLERLKRNCPQIENERVIGAVYSPEDLQIDPTRLTETLVTGASLNGVKFHFGAKVQNMAASDLDEANLRHCYQVQTRDGTLETDWVVIAAGLGSTPLSASLQQAVNISPVLGQALTLKLNKPLGNLDFQPVITGDDIHIIPVGNQEYWIGATVEFPDEKGEIIAQAELLEQVRQQAVTFCPDLAAGEVINSWLGKRPRPQGQAAPVIEKLSGYSNVLLATGHYRNGVLLAPATAQEIKGLII; encoded by the coding sequence ATGACTAAAGTTACTATTATTGGATGCGGTGTGGTAGGAGCTACCATCGCCTATGAACTCAGTAAAGTTAAGGGTTTAGAGATCACAGTATTTGAGGAAAAAGTAGCCGCTTGTGGGTCGACGGGAGCGGCTCTTGGTATTTTAATGGGGGTAATTAGTCAAAAAACTCGGGGGCGAGGATGGCGGCTTAGACATGAGAGTATTAAAGGCTATAAAACTCTTATCCCTGAATTAGAGAGTTTGACAGGCTTGAAGATTCCTCATAACCGACAAGGCATTGTGATGTTACGTTTTGAAGGAGAAGAGGTTGCTCAATGGGAACAATTAATACAGATACGTCATTCTCAAGGTTGGCCTTTGCAAATTTGGGATTTAGAGCGTCTTAAAAGAAATTGTCCCCAAATTGAAAATGAGCGGGTTATTGGTGCTGTTTATTCTCCTGAAGATTTACAAATAGACCCCACTCGTTTAACAGAAACCTTAGTAACAGGAGCGAGTTTAAATGGCGTTAAATTTCATTTTGGAGCCAAAGTTCAAAATATGGCGGCTAGTGACCTAGATGAGGCAAATTTACGTCATTGCTATCAAGTTCAGACAAGGGATGGAACCCTAGAAACTGACTGGGTAGTTATTGCGGCTGGGTTAGGTTCAACACCTCTGAGCGCTTCTCTACAACAAGCCGTTAATATTAGTCCAGTATTAGGACAAGCATTAACATTAAAACTGAATAAACCGTTAGGAAATTTAGATTTTCAACCAGTAATTACCGGAGATGATATACATATTATTCCTGTGGGTAATCAAGAGTATTGGATAGGTGCAACGGTCGAATTTCCGGATGAGAAAGGAGAAATCATTGCACAAGCAGAATTATTAGAACAAGTGAGACAGCAAGCCGTGACTTTTTGTCCGGATTTAGCGGCAGGAGAAGTCATTAATAGTTGGTTGGGTAAGCGTCCCCGTCCCCAAGGACAAGCGGCTCCTGTTATTGAAAAGTTATCCGGATATAGCAATGTTTTATTAGCTACCGGTCATTATCGCAATGGTGTATTATTAGCCCCGGCAACCGCTCAGGAAATTAAGGGTTTAATTATTTAA